A window of the Pedobacter frigiditerrae genome harbors these coding sequences:
- a CDS encoding MFS transporter, with product MTSSISQPKKLILPIIVVAQFFCTSLWFAGNAIISDLVKELHFPSSYLAHLTSAVQFGFIIGTLVFALLSISDRFSPSKIFFICAVIAALTNLCVNINNLNVVLLLLIRFTTGFFLAGIYPVGMKIVADHFQEGLGKSLGFLVGALVFGTAFPHFLKSINGIPWHYIVLSTSLLSLIGGLIVFSFVPDGPYRKVGQQLSLKAFIKGFSNKKFRSFAFGYFGHMWELYAFWVFVPVILLTYNNQHPNEAFNIPLFSFLIIAAGSIACVIGGIISKRFGVKKIATLSLGLSCACCLTSPLFILNSPAIIFITFLFVWGMAVVADSPLFSTLVAQNAVAEYKGSSLTIVNCIGFSITIISIQLIGALKTEANEQYIYMLLAIGPILGLIALRKND from the coding sequence ATGACATCGAGCATCTCGCAACCAAAGAAATTGATTCTACCCATTATTGTAGTGGCACAATTTTTCTGCACTTCATTATGGTTTGCAGGAAATGCCATTATCAGTGACTTGGTTAAGGAACTACATTTTCCTTCTTCTTATTTAGCTCACCTTACCAGTGCAGTTCAATTTGGCTTTATCATTGGCACTTTAGTATTTGCCTTATTAAGTATTTCTGATCGTTTTTCTCCTTCTAAAATTTTCTTTATTTGTGCCGTTATTGCTGCATTAACAAATCTTTGTGTAAATATTAACAACCTAAATGTTGTTCTTTTATTGCTTATTAGATTCACCACAGGCTTCTTTTTAGCTGGCATTTACCCAGTGGGGATGAAAATTGTGGCAGACCATTTTCAAGAAGGTTTAGGTAAATCGTTAGGGTTTTTAGTAGGCGCCCTAGTTTTTGGAACCGCTTTCCCTCACTTTTTAAAAAGCATAAATGGAATACCTTGGCATTATATTGTACTTTCTACTTCATTGCTTTCCTTAATTGGGGGGTTAATTGTATTCAGCTTTGTTCCAGATGGCCCCTATAGAAAAGTAGGTCAGCAATTAAGTTTAAAAGCTTTTATAAAAGGCTTTAGCAACAAGAAATTCAGAAGCTTTGCTTTTGGTTATTTTGGGCACATGTGGGAGCTTTATGCTTTTTGGGTCTTTGTTCCTGTTATTTTATTAACCTACAACAATCAGCACCCGAATGAAGCATTTAATATTCCGCTTTTTTCTTTTTTAATAATTGCCGCAGGAAGTATTGCTTGCGTAATTGGTGGAATAATTTCGAAGCGATTTGGCGTAAAAAAAATCGCGACACTTTCTTTAGGTTTATCTTGTGCTTGTTGCCTAACCTCACCCTTATTTATATTAAACAGTCCTGCAATAATTTTCATCACGTTTCTGTTTGTTTGGGGAATGGCGGTAGTTGCAGATTCTCCTTTGTTTTCAACCCTAGTGGCTCAAAATGCCGTTGCTGAATATAAAGGTTCTTCCTTAACCATTGTAAACTGCATAGGCTTTTCCATCACCATCATCAGCATACAGTTAATTGGCGCTTTAAAAACTGAAGCCAACGAACAATACATTTATATGCTGCTAGCGATAGGTCCAATTTTAGGGTTAATCGCCCTGCGAAAAAACGATTAA